Proteins encoded by one window of Eremothecium cymbalariae DBVPG#7215 chromosome 1, complete sequence:
- the SPS1 gene encoding putative serine/threonine protein kinase SPS1 (similar to Ashbya gossypii AFR724C), protein MSIFSNSVPLPSSPDSSSQYEILQCIGRGNFGDVYKARYLATNEIVAIKVVNLEDTDEPIDLLAQEIFFLSELRSPYITNYKTAFLVDVSMWIVMEYCGGGSCAELLKYTPEHKLTEDQCAFIVSEVLVGLDYLHSQRKIHRDIKSANILLTDNGHVKLGDFGVSGQMMVTRKRDTFVGTPFWMAPEVIDRNKKGYNEMADIWSLGITVIELLMGHPPLDKYDAMKALMAIPKRDPPKLDKRFSSHAKDFVAQCLIKDPSQRPTASELLKHRFVKRVRLYNLRDQVDLVKRNKMISFASREPKYPLLNKLYKTGKKSYLGTWDFGLLDSSSPESQISPILSSNSKTPETNITSSPTLNDYYDEKAMKAAIPRQKELNFFKHVIRYSLRRVRDRARTQETKDAVDQLSVVFAEIEQNHPGLSEAFTEEVSRRMSYLKQYIT, encoded by the coding sequence ATGAgtattttttcaaactcaGTACCACTTCCTTCATCACCGGATTCAAGCTCACAATATGAAATATTGCAATGCATAGGCCGTGGTAACTTTGGTGATGTTTACAAAGCTAGGTATTTAGCAACTAATGAGATCGTTGCCATCAAGGTTGTCAATTTAGAAGATACTGATGAACCCATAGATTTGCTAGCTCaagaaatattctttctATCCGAGTTAAGATCGCCATATATTACAAATTACAAAACAGCGTTTTTAGTTGACGTATCAATGTGGATTGTAATGGAGTATTGTGGTGGTGGCTCATGTGCAGaacttttaaaatatactCCAGAGCATAAACTAACGGAAGACCAGTGTGCCTTTATTGTAAGCGAAGTATTGGTTGGTTTGGATTACTTACATTCGCAAAGAAAAATCCATAGAGATATCAAGTCagcaaatatattattaaccGATAATGGACATGTTAAATTGGGCGATTTTGGTGTTAGTGGCCAGATGATGGTTACCAGGAAGAGAGATACTTTTGTTGGTACACCCTTCTGGATGGCACCGGAGGTTATTGATAGGAATAAGAAAGGTTATAATGAGATGGCAGATATCTGGTCTCTTGGTATTACAGTAATTGAGTTATTGATGGGGCATCCTCCCTTAGATAAATACGATGCGATGAAGGCATTAATGGCAATTCCAAAAAGGGATCCTCCGAAGCTAGATAAAAGATTCTCTTCTCACGCAAAAGACTTTGTTGCACAATGTTTGATCAAAGACCCATCCCAGAGGCCAACTGCTTCagaattattaaaacaTAGGTTTGTCAAGAGAGTTAGGTTATACAATTTGCGCGATCAGGTGGATCTTGTCAAGAGGAATAAAATGATTTCGTTCGCCAGTCGGGAGCCCAAGTATCCTCTACTAAACAAACTATACAAGACTGGAAAAAAATCATACTTAGGAACTTGGGATTTCGGTCTGTTAGATTCGTCATCTCCAGAGTCTCAAATTAGTCCAATATTGTCTAGTAACTCGAAAACTCCAGAGACTAATATTACATCTTCTCCCACGCTCAACGATTATTACGATGAAAAAGCTATGAAAGCGGCAATCCCTAGACAAAAGGAattaaatttctttaaacaTGTCATCAGGTACAGTTTAAGACGTGTTCGTGACCGAGCACGAACACAAGAGACTAAAGATGCTGTAGATCAATTGTCCGTAGTATTTGCGgaaattgaacaaaatcatCCCGGTTTAAGCGAGGCATTTACAGAAGAGGTATCAAGAAGAATGAGCTATCTAAAGCAGTATATAACCTAA
- a CDS encoding uncharacterized protein (similar to Ashbya gossypii AFR723C) has translation MKLSHIVSLTFTTSQFCAALLASDQQPQGPQPVEQIALLDSSFFKRDKEDRNSVNKSFQIKTTPKSSHSTTTKATSTSIVKTDSSPSSSPVVIKDKESSKSTQASSTSTSSAPKATKSTPKTGEDLSKLPEFCKKDYHYIQNAVQLNQLQSECTVVNGNIYILGYQEPVIDLGNINRILGDLIIEESSKLLRVQGKNLNYIGHTFKLHDLTSLTEVDLPQLGHFKTLYWRVVPILQTVYMEPKISSVRSVLISDTSLIAIEGFYGTEELDSLNINNNRYMDHIKTNVKRITTQLSISANSENLLLDMPELEAADNVTVRDAASVSFPKLEYVNQSLELIENNFETLQIPKLKRIGGTFGLIDNRNLETVNLSSVSVVHGGLMISNNTKLTTLDFLPELQQVGGAIQFEGTIEDTSFPKLRLVKGSAKIDSGAGKLDCSKWTRPLSGNSIIRGGQLECTSAGRRNTVSVSKDGIVLDRDSTEVIPNESLGISVIMNRSKLGKLVWSLGFGWMIFLLIFVTLQ, from the coding sequence ATGAAATTAAGTCATATTGTATCACTAACATTTACGACGTCCCAATTCTGTGCTGCTTTATTGGCTTCTGACCAACAACCCCAGGGTCCACAACCCGTTGAACAAATCGCCCTACTAGATAGTAGCTTTTTTAAGCGTGATAAGGAAGATCGGAACTCAGTAAATAAGTCGTTCCAAATTAAGACAACTCCAAAATCATCACATTCCACTACTACCAAAGCGACTTCTACGTCAATTGTCAAAACAGATTCCTCTCCATCATCTTCTCCGGTGGTTATTAAGGACAAGGAATCCTCCAAGTCGACACAAGCTTCTAGTACGTCTACATCATCAGCACCTAAAGCTACAAAATCAACCCCTAAAACTGGGGAAGACCTTTCAAAATTGCCAGAATTCTGTAAAAAAGACTATCACTACATTCAAAATGCAGTTCAATTGAATCAATTGCAATCAGAATGTACCGTTGTTAAtggtaatatatatatattaggtTATCAAGAACCTGTTATTGATTTGGGTAATATTAACAGGATTCTAGGTGACTTGATAATTGAGGAGTCGTCCAAATTATTGAGAGTTCAAGGTAAGAACTTAAACTATATTGGACACACATTTAAATTGCACGATTTAACTTCTTTGACTGAAGTTGACCTACCTCAGTTAGGGCACTTTAAAACATTATATTGGAGAGTTGTTCCGATCTTGCAAACGGTTTATATGGAGCCTAAGATCAGTTCTGTTAGGTCCGTTTTGATCTCAGATACCTCGTTGATTGCAATTGAAGGGTTTTACGGTACTGAAGAGTTGGATTCGttaaatattaataataaccgTTATATGGATCACATCAAGACAAATGTAAAACGTATTACCACGCAATTAAGCATATCTGCTAATTCAGAAAATTTGTTGTTAGATATGCCAGAACTAGAAGCAGCAGATAATGTCACTGTGAGAGATGCCGCATCAGTTTCCTTCCCCAAATTAGAATATGTTAACCAATCATTAGAATTGATAGAAaataattttgaaacttTGCAAATTCCTAAATTGAAGAGAATTGGCGGTACTTTTGGTTTGATTGACAATAGAAATTTGGAAACTGTAAATTTATCATCTGTAAGCGTGGTTCATGGTGGATTGATGATCTCAAATAACACAAAGCTAACAACTTTGGACTTCTTACCCGAATTACAACAAGTGGGTGGTGCTATTCAATTTGAAGGTACCATTGAAGACACATCTTTTCCTAAATTGAGATTGGTTAAGGGATCCGCCAAAATTGATAGCGGTGCTGGAAAACTAGACTGTTCTAAATGGACCAGGCCGTTAAGTGGAAATTCCATAATAAGAGGTGGACAATTGGAATGTACCTCTGCAGGCAGACGCAATACAGTCAGCGTTTCTAAAGATGGAATTGTATTAGACAGAGATTCAACTGAAGTCATTCCAAATGAAAGTCTGGGTATATCTGTAATAATGAATAGATCTAAACTTGGAAAACTAGTGTGGTCTCTAGGATTTGGCTGGATGATATTCTTACTAATCTTCGTTACTTTGCAATGA
- the URC2 gene encoding Urc2p (similar to Ashbya gossypii AFR722C), protein MSEDRVYTGTADERSDIKATSFPTKEGRVDMVNITEAVECSRIQQSSVMQKRLPSEIETADDLRDTNSYTEGRNVSWIRKQRKKRKTYSCGVCRKFKTRCDFEAIVGKCHRCNVLNLECSLTKEREDDILTAIELASGSQRGGRPTVSKEDRSKILTEPLTKNPVTPILNKRLNTLESNIGKLSEKLDFILGLLKGSCPTVSSGNASTTVTLFPDKVGYSSVEERKDGDDGDISDNTNYAKHNYDDEYSKVGYNKLLNDFQNKDSPTKRVNDPSPSCSNIFSKGFLDGFKLKEPPFKLLSDLDTTLFPTKALSDEEKLAKKQRPFLIARTNFMNYFNEHEQLCLRLSREFLVKSHFWIIPGGIKEIDRTYVEQHVFITGVFTIVAMGFAENDKYEKEQGMLYPIVESLLTSTLTLADKLTDHDIEAILYCCMFNISRKSKRHRQLKFNSLILCNFAIDALLTNIDFYKIKDRVLNKEEYNATDLYHLRILNSLTACKLQYSIGYGAFRLQNETTKEFNNLIAKFPQANFGDDIKVSVINLAETLGAIFLNFKEYFKTFSKEFKKSNSLNSKSYTNISNETPKLVFAELEYWLVDWDELLSKDGAGILLFSYHFYYIMICRAFLIEFYENFRNDMPYYKCILSTMKHSCFSLLNGFLKLPPALIKGAPVITLHQLVYVCLTMYDFLSYYQLSERQQILNICTKIYWHLNTIGEKTNEATEHVGKIIKSLIDTSRNNRKATFQLPTPVIQNGDQATQPKLQPPSNNGKSSEGCVTHHTTPNSSINNDMESNSNFIMPDVDKFNTFEDFFQDFFEHLKPTTKNMFPTVKKI, encoded by the coding sequence ATGAGTGAAGATCGGGTATATACAGGTACGGCTGATGAGAGGTCCGACATTAAGGCCACATCATTTCCAACTAAGGAAGGCCGAGTTGATATGGTTAACATAACCGAAGCCGTTGAATGCAGTAGGATACAGCAGAGCTCGGTGATGCAGAAAAGATTACCATCAGAGATAGAAACAGCAGACGATTTGAGGGATACTAATAGTTATACGGAAGGCAGAAACGTTTCATGGATAAGAAAGCAGaggaaaaaaaggaaaacttATAGCTGTGGAGTTTGTAGAAAGTTTAAGACAAGATGTGACTTTGAAGCCATTGTTGGTAAATGTCATAGATGTAATGTGTTAAATTTAGAATGTTCATTGACAAAAGAGCGGGAGGATGACATTTTAACTGCGATTGAATTAGCTTCTGGGTCTCAAAGAGGGGGTCGTCCCACTGTTTCGAAAGAAGATCGAAGTAAAATATTAACTGAACCTCTTACAAAGAATCCAGTAACACCTATATTAAATAAGAGGCTGAATACTTTAGAATCCAATATTGGGAAGCTGAGTGAGAAGCTAGATTTTATTTTGGGTTTGTTAAAGGGTTCTTGCCCTACAGTATCCAGTGGTAATGCTTCTACCACGGTGACGCTTTTTCCAGATAAAGTAGGTTATTCCAGTGTTGAGGAGAGAAAGGATGGTGATGACGGTGATATTAGTGATAATACCAATTATGCTAAACACaattatgatgatgaatataGTAAAGTCGGTTATAACAAGTTGTTGAATGACTTTCAGAATAAAGACAGTCCAACTAAACGTGTTAATGATCCATCCCCTTCatgttcaaatatttttagTAAAGGATTCTTGGATGGATTTAAGTTAAAAGAGCCACCATTTAAATTACTTAGTGACCTTGATACAACGCTCTTTCCAACGAAAGCCCTTTCAGATGAGGAAAAGCTGGCTAAAAAACAGAGACCATTTCTAATAGCTCGTACGAACTTCatgaattattttaatgaacATGAACAGCTATGTTTGCGCTTATCCAGAGAATTTTTAGTGAAGTCACACTTTTGGATAATACCTGGAGGAATTAAGGAAATAGATAGAACATATGTTGAACAGCATGTGTTTATTACAGGTGTATTTACGATTGTTGCAATGGGATTTGCTGAAAATGACAAATATGAAAAGGAACAAGGGATGCTTTATCCAATCGTTGAAAGCTTGCTAACTAGCACATTAACATTGGCTGACAAGTTAACTGATCATGATATAGAGGCTATCCTTTATTGTTGTATGTTCAATATATCCAGAAAGTCGAAGCGGCATAGACAATTAAAATTCAACTCGCTCATCCTCTGTAATTTTGCAATAGATGCTTTGTTAACAAATATAGACTTTTACAAGATTAAGGACCGTGTTCTCAATAAAGAGGAATACAATGCCACTGATTTATACCATCTCCGAATTTTAAACTCCTTAACAGCATGCAAATTGCAATACTCTATCGGTTATGGAGCTTTTAGGTTGCAAAATGAAACGAccaaagaatttaataatttgatAGCCAAATTTCCTCAAGCTAATTTCGGCGATGATATAAAAGTTAGTGTGATTAACTTGGCTGAAACTTTAGGTGCGATATTTCTTAACTTCAaggaatattttaaaacattctctaaagaatttaaaaaaagcaaTAGCTTAAACAGCAAGTCTTATACAAACATTTCGAATGAAACCCCAAAATTGGTTTTCGCAGAACTAGAGTATTGGTTGGTTGATTGGGATGAGCTGCTCTCCAAGGATGGAGCAGGAATTTTGCTGTTTTCTTATCATTTTTACTATATTATGATATGCCGGGCTTTTTTGATCGAGTTTTACGAAAACTTTAGAAATGACATGCCATACTACAAGTGTATATTGAGCACTATGAAGCATTCTTGCTTTTCATTGTTGAATGGGTTCTTAAAGCTTCCGCCCGCACTCATTAAGGGTGCTCCGGTTATCACATTACATCAGCTAGTGTATGTATGTTTGACGATGTATGACTTCCTCAGCTATTACCAACTCTCTGAAAGGCAACAGATCTTAAACATTTGCACCAAGATATATTGGCATCTAAATACAATCGGTGAAAAGACAAACGAAGCTACCGAGCATGTAGggaaaataataaagtCCTTAATTGACACTAGCAGGAACAACCGCAAAGCCACTTTTCAACTCCCAACTCCGGTTATACAAAACGGTGATCAAGCAACGCAACCGAAGCTCCAACCTCCGTCTAATAACGGTAAATCGAGTGAAGGCTGTGTAACACACCACACTACGCCCAATAGTTCAATTAATAATGACATGgaatcaaattcaaatttCATAATGCCAGATGTCGATAAATTTAATACTTTTGAGGATTTTTTTCAGGACTTCTTTGAACATCtaaaaccaacaaccaaaaatatGTTCCCTACagtgaaaaagatataa
- the POF1 gene encoding nicotinamide-nucleotide adenylyltransferase (similar to Ashbya gossypii AFR721W), whose translation MNAILDFATILRDFQKAKRPFQLIYNLVSLSKQQRLLVLDASFNPPHLGHIHLVKSAVNYYSNSDVHVLLLLSINNADKVTQPASFDKRLGMMCIAADILQRDNVHTSVAITMFGKFVEKSLAIQNEMCFEGTTVYLVGFDTLVRIFDPKYYLPLPISEVLSQFMTKSELYCLTRGSKDNEKYQLNYVKDISKGTYEPNIPRVWASKIHIELNTEEHSQISSSDIRRLLYTQDVSSMMPKEILKYINQTSPNNNIFGR comes from the coding sequence atgaatgCTATTCTGGATTTTGCAACTATCTTACGAGATTTCCAGAAAGCTAAAAGACCGTTCCaacttatatataacctGGTTTCGTTGTCAAAACAACAGAGATTATTGGTTTTAGATGCTTCATTTAACCCACCCCATCTGGGTCATATTCATTTAGTAAAATCAGCTGTcaattattattcaaattctgaTGTACATGTATTACTCCTTCTATCAATTAATAACGCAGACAAAGTGACTCAGCCGGCCAGTTTTGATAAAAGATTAGGTATGATGTGTATTGCAGCTGATATTTTACAACGGGATAACGTACATACCTCTGTTGCAATCACTATGTTCGGAAAATTTGTTGAGAAGTCGTTGGCAATCCAAAATGAAATGTGTTTCGAAGGTACAACAGTGTATTTAGTTGGTTTTGATACACTTGTGAGGATATTTGACCCGAAGTACTATCTTCCGCTACCTATCAGTGAAGTGTTATCCCAATTTATGACTAAATCTGAACTATATTGTTTAACTAGGGGTTCCAAGGATAATGAGAAATATCAGTTGAACTATGtaaaagatatttctaaGGGTACATATGAACCAAATATTCCAAGAGTATGGGCTTCAAAGATACATATTGAGCTGAACACTGAAGAACACTCTCaaatatcatcatctgatATTAGGAGACTGCTCTATACACAAGACGTTTCATCCATGATGCCaaaagaaattttaaaatatattaatcAAACCTCTCCCAATAATAACATCTTCGGCAGGTAG
- the EMC1 gene encoding Emc1p (similar to Ashbya gossypii AFR720W): MRAFGRLISLLLAGVYFGRVAFAVFQDEAYKSDWQWMNIGEYKCVIEDNHGSFLILSDLGDQSMLSSVNRTDGKILYRRPVPFKAFDLMLVDGGKKMILKVGRGQFELIDTENSFHLGTYVGGFQSSCIPNYSGIRFEGDKLKVLDKITDLEIFHAVLPNEPRTIKYVDTDQVGYLSLLVEHNDFYYYSEYHDGELTNKWSRDESITDIVDFTYVSEVDNNTNMIYSEWNTEGSLNIFRAYIYRVKQNWGRLKHLLVHHKKSPGAILTDILKEDEEETLKQRNLKFGFLKKLIVATKKGKIAAINMENGEKLWAIDTNLSDIIALETAKKESEIFIFTNRGLTLVVDLRNQYEPHIKQKATEFATEKVGRLGSSDDFYLRGSDGSTIMFADNSINDFSSVIVDHTSSSINAYIVENGALHQIWKIETQEDEEIVAFAPRDDAPVSNIGTILGNRTVLYRYLNPNLASYIVGNKKLNLITVNVVDLVTGNIIHSVYENNTLNLDQPINLVFGEHWIIYSYFSHNIVAEQRISVIEMYESLQPNSRVSVGSIVQDALKNDIRPQFVSQSFIFPEVIKEMIISRTKFGITSKAIVLKLENGQITYLPKFLLNARSVEKSKMSATDLQEFMAAPYVSTIPINDNFIITHHRNIVDGNKAKLISIATNLESTSLICSLSHDIFCTKISPSSQFDKLSPSFEKGKLFATIIGLLCVCYFLRPIVDTRKLKSKWLVKENYL; the protein is encoded by the coding sequence ATGAGGGCGTTTGGGAGACTTATTAGTCTGCTACTAGCAGGTGTATATTTTGGACGTGTTGCCTTTGCAGTATTTCAGGATGAAGCTTATAAATCGGATTGGCAATGGATGAACATCGGGGAGTACAAGTGTGTGATAGAAGACAATCATGGTTCATTCTTGATATTATCAGACTTAGGAGATCAATCAATGCTTTCCTCTGTAAACAGAACAGATGGTAAAATTTTGTACAGACGGCCAGTACCATTTAAGGCTTTTGATTTAATGTTGGTAGACGGGGggaagaaaatgatattgaaagtTGGTAGGGGTCAATTCGAGCTAATTGATACCGAAAACAGTTTTCATCTGGGTACATATGTCGGAGGATTTCAAAGTTCATGCATTCCTAATTACTCTGGAATCAGATTCGAGGGTGATAAACTGAAGGTATTGGATAAGATTACTGATTTAGAGATTTTCCACGCTGTTTTACCTAATGAACCTCGCACTATTAAGTACGTTGATACAGATCAGGTTGGTTATCTGTCTCTTTTGGTGGAACACAatgatttttattactaCAGTGAATACCATGATGGTGAACTAACAAATAAATGGTCAAGAGATGAATCAATAACCGATATTGTCGATTTTACCTATGTTTCTGAAGTCGACAACAACACTAATATGATATATTCTGAATGGAACACTGAAGGATCTCTGAATATTTTTCGTGCGTATATCTATCGTGTGAAACAAAATTGGGGAAGATTGAAGCATTTATTAGTTCATCATAAGAAATCTCCTGGAGCTATACTCACTGATATTCTCaaggaagatgaagaagaaactCTGAAGCAACGTAATTTAAAGTTTGGCTTcctgaagaaattgatagTTGCGACTAAGAAAGGGAAAATCGCAGCAATTAATATGGAGAATGGTGAAAAATTGTGGGCCATTGACACTAATTTATCAGATATTATTGCCTTGGAGACTGCTAAGAAAGAATCAGAAATATTCATTTTTACGAACAGGGGTCTTACATTGGTAGTTGATCTTAGAAATCAATATGAACCACACATTAAGCAAAAAGCTACTGAGTTTGCGACTGAGAAGGTCGGACGGCTGGGGTCTTCCGATGACTTTTATCTAAGGGGCTCTGATGGATCTACCATCATGTTTGCTGATAACAGCATAAATGACTTCAGTTCTGTTATCGTTGATCACACTAGTAGCTCTATTAACGCttatattgttgaaaacgGTGctcttcatcaaatatggAAAATAGAAACacaagaagatgaagagatCGTAGCATTTGCACCAAGAGATGATGCTcctgtttcaaatattggCACAATTTTAGGTAACAGAACAGTCCTATACAGATATCTGAACCCTAACTTGGCTTCTTATATTGTTGGgaataaaaaattgaacCTCATTACTGTCAACGTTGTAGATTTGGTTACTGGAAATATTATCCACAGCGTTTATGAAAATAACACACTGAATTTGGATCAGCCAATTAACTTAGTTTTTGGAGAGCACTGGATAATATACTCCTATTTCAGCCACAATATTGTCGCAGAGCAAAGAATTTCAGTAATTGAAATGTATGAATCGCTTCAACCTAATTCGAGAGTGTCAGTTGGTTCAATTGTGCAAGATGCTCTGAAAAATGATATCAGACCTCAGTTTGTTTCGCAGTCCTTTATATTTCCAGAGGTAATTAAGGAAATGATAATATCAAGAACCAAATTTGGTATTACCAGTAAGGCAATAGTTCTCAAATTAGAGAATGGACAGATTACCtatcttccaaaattcTTGCTCAATGCGAGAAGCGTGGAAAAGTCAAAAATGTCTGCTACAGACTTACAGGAATTTATGGCTGCTCCATATGTCAGCACTATTCCAATTAATGACAACTTTATTATCACCCACCACAGAAATATAGTTGATGGAAACAAAGCAAAATTAATCTCTATTGCTACAAATCTCGAATCTACTTCATTGATTTGCAGTTTAAGCCatgatatattttgtacTAAGATCTCGCCATCTTCTCAATTCGATAAATTGAGCCCAAGCTTTGAAAAGGGCAAACTCTTTGCTACCATTATCGGTCTTCTATGCGTATGCTATTTCCTGAGACCAATCGTGGACACTAGAAAACTCAAGTCGAAATGGTTAGTTAAGGAGAACTATTTGTAG
- the MGR1 gene encoding Mgr1p (similar to Ashbya gossypii AFR719W), with protein MSLFTPPTGGKGSSFNRVPSKDPEKPEKDIRSQFYSRPSLGLKFWGPLVPASDNRVGLWSLVTAQTLVGLFFMCKFRNLGPKVIKRDISDFPSLNRFSTTFGGMYVTTHLFPEFGGTYSFHRRVGERTGFFYSKRFANIKRVIYLTTGTVLLAQSMLEASRLTLLEYDPWEEQAKCVRDKQFFNDVVKYYHEGVDPMRFKVRDANSGTTLSVNIPEVKQGVAVARAQANAENLVTKWLGPLDYKPLSFSDFLDKLEHNLDMYDILHHTNSKKIIDDTKHASERKAELEFLTEINRKNRERIRTLLDSTPSHSIPLSIKLSDQGIRGVTMDITYDSADDIDLREMWSLHNPWINLALDTSLSIKFLPTVRSPQELIGEGEDVVVAQPRNSLYEDTEPTPRSAE; from the coding sequence ATGTCATTATTCACACCACCGACTGGGGGAAAGGGCTCTAGTTTTAATAGGGTACCTTCTAAGGATCCGGAGAAGCctgaaaaagatatcagAAGTCAATTCTATTCGAGGCCAAGTTTGGGGTTAAAATTCTGGGGACCCCTTGTACCTGCATCTGATAATAGGGTCGGATTATGGTCTCTTGTGACTGCCCAAACACTAGTAGGGCTATTTTTCATGTGCAAGTTTAGGAACCTGGGACCTAAAGTCATTAAAAGGGATATCTCTGACTTCCCCAGTTTAAATAGGTTCTCAACCACATTTGGAGGTATGTACGTGACGACACATCTTTTCCCAGAGTTTGGGGGCACTTATTCTTTCCATCGAAGGGTCGGTGAAAGAACTggctttttttattcaaaaaggTTCGCCAATATCAAAAGGGTTATTTATTTGACTACGGGGACTGTGCTTTTAGCGCAGTCAATGTTAGAAGCATCGAGGTTAACGCTTCTGGAATATGATCCTTGGGAGGAACAGGCGAAATGCGTGCGTGAtaaacaattttttaatgatgtAGTGAAGTATTACCATGAAGGCGTTGACCCGATGAGGTTCAAAGTTCGAGATGCAAACAGTGGTACAACCCTGTCCGTGAATATACCCGAGGTGAAGCAAGGGGTGGCAGTAGCGAGGGCCCAAGCAAACGCTGAAAACTTGGTCACTAAGTGGTTAGGGCCTCTCGATTACAAACCGCTATCATTTTCCGATTTCCTTGACAAACTGGAACACAATTTGGATATGTACGACATTTTGCATCACAcgaattccaaaaaaataattgatgATACAAAACACGCTTCTGAAAGAAAGGCAGAACTAGAATTTCTTACTGAAATTAATCGTAAGAATAGGGAACGTATAAGAACCTTGTTAGATTCAACGCCGTCACACAGCATTCCgttatcaataaaattgTCAGACCAGGGCATTAGGGGTGTGACTATGGATATTACGTATGACTCTGCAGATGATATAGATTTGCGTGAGATGTGGTCCCTGCATAACCCTTGGATCAATTTAGCATTGGATACCTCCCTAAGCATTAAATTCTTGCCCACCGTAAGGTCGCCGCAAGAACTTATTGGTGAGGGGGAAGACGTAGTAGTGGCGCAACCAAGAAATAGTTTATACGAAGACACAGAACCCACTCCTAGAAGTGCCGAGTAG